One window from the genome of Vespula pensylvanica isolate Volc-1 chromosome 19, ASM1446617v1, whole genome shotgun sequence encodes:
- the LOC122635711 gene encoding trinucleotide repeat-containing gene 6C protein isoform X4: protein MFPHNSSSHEISTETNAFVQNSMGDVVVLGESSLYGEGEWEGSEHARYCDIESINSSKMAACTSHLEATAANDFSTVLPSQTSEFSSAGIGKACQSVAPVTTKNPTNHLLTYDNNKVNNHNNAEHNHHKYRKQNTPGLLGQLGSSANNSKSTFKTLSDNKNSFSDLSVRVLSVSVHLQVTRGEAYCTVGVPSLVRIPKSDCPQRSLRLPNSVDNYSLLGSRLELGDNNKFKAHFSFISNNNSKSVILLSSISNGDHCFLLGGGGPVEIDAITLKFGIITDVLTRSKLLGHKCALVINSSETSRLLTSDETSNENCNVRYTLALEKIWNLLKSHFSGIDFKLVPISDQNFAIFTASSSITLIVFRNEVTDHISRSFLENLKQLRVQSFTSPLSNVTVTELMQRICVPLLKKRKGNDYNVGNNNNDEYYNKNISIGSIEEEINSSNDNPDVIEDIVDVAVCYKTSYMMITNVRILGSQNDGISRTEATIFTVGALSFQDNNKSNKPLNTSYKISEYSRSVGSDLQSNSTIKSVSKSTLKDKSRIKFEMSHTARFNESDKRKQVRLAANIPIMTTCEPTMTLTSQSATITSQTIGVPVCRADNRIYDDGMRSEFLNTFQNDQICIQRMLASRTDDIITNDLRLHETLNPTQTYIETLKSLATDDIPLNCNYDRTGACSNRQTCDYDNDNDHDDFALCSYDNMAVYTKPTALQWSTLIAHVRALIPACRKAYETDRTKCEVQQRRLKFMLNILFNESTRLLNKVYEPILSYKQRWGISTILQLAGGGESSLNSGGANNWGSTQATTPNNNNTNQSGWVGTPGNAPGNAGTPNNWGGNSVNRSVSGNPNQNQNQGPPGTQNTSGNVNKVSNPNQQSNQQSGPPTSQSNSTQGNQNSSQWSQGKSNNPGGPGQNPQNNNNSVQQQQSASSNGSNNQSNNNAQGSVSSGNTPASNNPSTKQQLEQLNTMREALFSQDGWGCQHVNQDTSWDVPTSPEPSLTKDGVPMWKPPVNNGTDLWEANLRNGGQPPPHQQAKTPWGHTPATNIGGTWGEDDETADSSNMWTGAPAPSQPNAAQWTAGNQAGMWGGTNWADPRSLDHRDPRDLRSVDPREMRDPRDHRMTLDPRDHMRVMDPMARDPRMGDMRGDPRGISGRLNGANTDAMWGQPPGPPHHQMGHQHPSGPPTKMLNPSNMNQWAAPPPKDMMPGKPSGWEEPSPPTQRRNVPNYDDGTSLWGNPAANQRTMPASKVSHWKDLPTPNIARGGMQCPPGMPQNRMPGQPGMKPDVGGPGMWAHPGAPGGRNGTWADGPHDTTSWDDPKTPATWNEPPLNPATWGGPATHKQKSMGPAGSWVDSDIDPTPNWGHPAKPSLTKDFIWNSREFRYLCDLGYKKEDVELALRNREMNRDEAQELLSQIRPLDQWPRRHDTHSGYDPTNQPTTAPAYPRFNHVTQQMSFPPASRAPQNQPSNQQLRMLVQQIQLAAQEGYLNHQILNQALSPQTLILLNQLLQQIKILQQLHQQHSVQSSLKGNSPSVLQISVQITKTKQQIANLQNQIAVQQATYMKQQQHQQHAAPPSQALEYYKSSVHDPMSALQNSFSDLTMNKEPPVSQQQSRLNQWKLPSLDKDGDLTTNEFSRAPGTTSKPPTAPGGLTQSHSSPNMNPLLSQGDGTWSSRLGDSGWPDPGNTDSTDGKDWQPGGAAFTDLVPEFEPGKPWRGTQMKSIEDDPSITPGSVVRSPLSLATIKDPDAIFSSSSKTSPPPQNANPDTSIPSLSNSTWTFNPPATTPTAFTSSKNTWESAPPPTAVTSELWGAPMSKARGPPPGLGSKGAGSTSNGWAGLGSVTKSSSSWGGLQSNPVSNSSWVSTWLLLRNLTPQIDGSTLKTLCMQHGPVQDFRLYLNHGIALTKYSSRDEAIKAQGALNNCVLGNTTIFAESPADSEVHTLLQQLSHGGQQQAGGSGGASWGLRPSNKTGPPPDTWGGSSSQLWGAPPTTNSLWSNTGIDSSDQQRATPSSLNSYLPGDLLGGESM, encoded by the exons ATGTTTCCACACAATTCTAGTTCACATGAGATTTCTACAGAAACAAATGCCTTCGTACAAAATTCCATG ggGGATGTAGTAGTATTAGGGGAAAGCAGTCTGTATGGGGAGGGGGAATGGGAAGGATCAGAGCACGCTAGGTACTGTGATATCGAATCCATAAACAGCAGCAAGATGGCAGCATGTACTAGCCATCTGGAAGCTACCGCCGCCAATGACTTTTCAACCGTCCTGCCAAGCCAAACCA GTGAGTTCAGCTCAGCTGGTATAGGTAAGGCCTGCCAGTCAGTGGCGCCAGTAACCACAAAAAACCCAACAAATCACCTTCTAacttacgataataataaagtaaataaccACAACAATGCAGAACATAATCATCACAAGTACAGAAAGCAAAACACACCGGGCTTGCTTGGTCAGCTGGGCAGCTCCGCCAATAACTCTAAGTCTACTTTTAAGACATTAAGTGATAATAAGAATAGCTTTAGCGATCTAAGCGTTAGGGTACTAAGCGTAAGTGTACATCTACAAGTTACACGGGGTGAAGCGTATTGCACCGTTGGGGTACCTAGCCTAGTTAGGATACCCAAGTCTGATTGCCCCCAACGGTCGCTACGCCTCCCTAACTCTGTCGACAATTACTCCTTACTAGGGTCCCGCCTTGAGCTAGGCGACAACAATAAGTTTAAGGCTCATTTTAGTTtcataagtaataataactcCAAGTCTGTGATATTGCTCAGCTCAATCAGCAACGGTGACCATTGTTTCCTGCTTGGCGGTGGTGGTCCTGTCGAGATAGATGCTATTACTCTGAAATTCGGTATTATAACGGATGTCTTAACGAGATCGAAACTACTAGGTCATAAGTGTGCCCTGGTTATCAATTCTTCTGAGACATCTAGACTGTTAACGAGCGATGAAACGTCGAACGAAAATTGTAACGTTCGATACACGTTAGCTCTCGAAAAAATATGGAACCTCTTAAAATCGCATTTCAGTGGCATTGATTTCAAATTGGTTCCCATAAGCGATCAGAATTTTGCGATATTCACCGCCAGTTCTTCCATTACGCTTATCGTTTTCAGAAACGAAGTAACTGACCACATCTCGCGATCTTTCCTGGAAAATCTCAAGCAACTCCGTGTACAATCTTTTACTTCTCCATTATCTAACGTCACTGTTACCGAGCTGATGCAACGCATATGTGTTCCATTATTAAAAAAGCGTAAGGGTAATGATTACAAcgttggtaataataataatgatgaatattataacaaGAACATTAGCATTGGTAGtattgaagaagaaattaatagtaGTAACGATAATCCAGATGTTATTGAAGACATTGTTGACGTCGCTGTGTGCTACAAGACTAGTTATATGATGATTACTAATGTTAGGATCTTAGGGTCTCAAAATGATGGTATTAGTCGTACCGAAGCAACAATATTTACTGTTGGTGCTCTTTCATTTCAGGATAACAATAAGTCTAACAAGCCTCTAAATACTAGTTATAAGATTAGCGAATATAGTAGATCAGTGGGTTCTGATCTTCAATCTAACTCTACCATTAAGTCTGTATCTAAGTCTACGCTAAAAGATAAATCTAGGATTAAGTTTGAAATGTCTCACACCGCTCGATTTAACGAATCTGACAAGAGAAAGCAAGTTAGGTTGGCTGCCAACATTCCTATAATGACTACCTGCGAGCCTACGATGACGCTTACAAGCCAATCAGCCACCATCACATCCCAAACAATCGGTGTACCTGTATGTCGAGCGGATAATCGCATATATGACGATGGGATGCGATCAGAATTTTTGAATACATTTCAGAATGACCAAATATGTATCCAGCGTATGTTGGCAAGTCGCACAGATGATATAATAACGAATGACTTGCGTCTTCATGAAACACTAAACCCTACACAAACTTACATCGAGACGCTCAAATCTTTAGCTACAGATGATATTCCGTTGAATTGCAATTACGATCGCACAGGGGCATGTAGTAATCGTCAAACTTGTGActatgataacgataatgatcaTGATGATTTTGCGCTCTGCTCTTACGATAACATGGCAGTTTATACAAAACCAACTGCATTACAATGGTCTACTCTAATTGCACACGTACGTGCTTTGATACCTGCTTGTCGAAAAGCTTATGAGACCGACCGAACCAAATGTGAAGTTCAACAGCGAAGACTCAAGTTTATGCtgaatattcttttcaatGAATCGACACGGCTATTGAACAAGGTCTACGAACCGATATTAAGCTACAAACAACGATGGGGTATCTCAACGATATTACAGTTAGCAGGAGGTGGTGAAAGTTCGCTGAATAGCGGAGGAGCTAACAATTGGGGTTCTACTCAAGCAACAACAcccaataacaataatactaACCAATCAGGATGGGTTGGTACGCCAGGAAACGCGCCTGGAAATGCTGGCACACCGAACAATTGGGGTGGAAATTCTGTAAATAGATCAGTCTCTGGTAATCCAAATCAAAATCAGAATCAAGGTCCACCTGGTACACAAAACACATCAG GAAACGTGAACAAAGTTAGTAATCCAAATCAACAATCGAATCAGCAATCTGGTCCACCTACCTCTCAGTCAAATTCTACTCAAGGGAATCAGAATAGTAGTCAATGGTCTCAGGGAAAATCTAATAATCCGGGTGGTCCAGGACAAAATCcacaaaataataacaatagcgTACAGCAGCAACAGTCTGCCAGTTCGAATGGAAGTAATAATCAATCTAATAACAATGCTCAAGGATCTGTAAGTAGTGGTAACACACCAGCTAGTAATAATCCATCGACGAAGCAACAGCTTGAACAATTAAATACAATGAGGGAAGCGCTTTTTAGTCAAGACGGATGGGGTTGT CAACACGTGAATCAAGATACGAGTTGGGACGTACCAACTTCTCCTGAGCCCAGTCTAACCAAAGATGGCGTTCCTATGTGGAAACCACCCGTAAATAATGGTACTGATCTATGGGAAGCAAACTTACGAAATGGAGGTCAGCCTCCACCGCATCAACAAGCGAAAACCCCGTGGGGTCATACTCCGGCGACTAATATCGGTGGTACTTGGGGCGAAGACGATGAGACAGCAGACTCATCCAACATGTGGACTGGTGCTCCAGCACCTTCTCAACCGAACGCAGCGCAATGGACTGCCGGTAATCAAGCCGGTATGTGGGGAG GAACAAATTGGGCCGATCCAAGATCACTAGATCATAGAGATCCGCGTGATTTACGATCAGTGGATCCAAGAGAGATGCGAGATCCTCGAGATCATCGCATGACTCTTGATCCAAGAGATCATATGCGCGTAATGGATCCTATGGCACGTGATCCACGAATGGGTGATATGCGCGGTGATCCACGTGGCATATCTGGACGTTTGAACGGAGCGAATACCGATGCTATGTGGGGACAACCACCTGGTCCTCCACATCATCAAATGGGTCATCAGCATCCATCTGGTCCACCAACGAAAATGCTCAATCCTTCGAACATGAATCAATGGGCAGCTCCACCACCAAAGGATATGATGCCAGGCAAACCTTCGGGATGGGAGGAACCGTCACCACCTACGCAAAGGCGTAATGTGCCTAACTATGACGACGGTACAAGCTTATGGGGAAATCCGGCAGCAAATCAACGCACAATGCCTGCCAGTAAAGTATCTCATTGGAAGGATTTACCAACCCCGAACATAGCACGTGGTG GAATGCAATGTCCACCAGGCATGCCTCAGAATAGAATGCCTGGGCAACCAGGTATGAAACCAGACGTAGGAGGTCCAGGTATGTGGGCTCATCCTGGAGCTCCTGGAGGTCGCAATGGGACATGGGCGGATGGGCCTCATGATACTACCTCTTGGGATGATCCCAAAACACCAGCAACATGGAACGAGCCTCCATTGAATCCAGCAACTTGGGGAGGTCCTGCTACTCACAAACAAAAATCAATGGGACCTGCTGGTAGTTGGGTAGACTCTGACATTGATCCTACTCCAAATTGGGGTCATCCTGCTAAACCTTCGTTAACGAAAGACTTCATTTGGAATAGTCGTGAATTTCGTTATCTTTGTGACTTAGGATAtaag aaagaagacgtcGAGTTAGCTCTTAGAAATCGTGAAATGAATAGAGACGAAGCACAAGAACTTTTAAGCCAGATTCGACCTCTTGATCAATGGCCACGACGTCATGATACGCATTCTGGCTATGATCCAACTAATCAACCGACTACTGCGCCAGCATACCCAAGATTCAATCACGTGACACAACAGATGTCTTTCCCACCG GCATCACGTGCACCGCAAAATCAACCATCGAATCAACAACTCCGTATGTTGGTACAACAAATTCAACTGGCTGCTCAAGAAGGATATTTGAATCATCAGATCTTGAATCAAGCATTATCACCGCAGACGTTGATTTTGCTGAATCAACTTTTACAACAAATCAAGATCTTACAACAGTTACACCAACAACATTCTGTCCAGAGTTCATTGAAGGGCAATAGTCCGTCAGTTTTGCAAATTAGCGTACAAATAACCAAAACTAAGCAACAAATCGCAAATCTGCAGAATCAAATTGCGGTTCAACAGGCAACGTATatgaaacaacaacaacatcaacaacacGCTGCCCCGCCATCTCAGGCATTGGAGTACTACAAAAGTTCGGTACACGATCCCATGTCAGCTTTACAAAACAGTTTCAGCGATTTGACGATGAACAAAGAGCCACCTGTT AGTCAACAACAGTCAAGATTAAATCAATGGAAGTTACCGTCTCTCGATAAGGATGGTGATCTAACaacaaatgaattttctcGTGCTCCTGGTACTACCAGCAAACCACCAACTGCTCCAGGTGGTTTAACGCAGTCACACAGTAGCCCTAATATGAATCCTTTGCTTAGTCAAGGCGATGGAACGTGGTCATCTAGACTCGGTGATAGCGGTTGGCCAGATCCAGGGAATACAGATTCCACGGATGGAAAAGATTGGCAACCTGGAGGCGCTGCATTCACTGATCTAGTACCGGAATTTGAACCGGGCAAACCATGGAGG GGTACCCAGATGAAAAGTATCGAAGATGATCCCAGTATCACTCCTGGTTCAGTCGTACGTTCCCCTCTTTCGCTGGCTACTATAAAGGATCCTGATGCTATTTTCTCATCGAGTAGCAAAACGTCACCACCACCTCAAAATGCTAATCCGGATACATCGATTCCCAGTTTAAGTAATTCTACGTGGACATTTAATCCACCTGCTACGACGCCTACTGCATTTACTAG CTCGAAAAATACATGGGAGTCAGCACCACCGCCAACTGCCGTTACGTCCGAACTTTGGGGTGCTCCAATGAGTAAAGCACGAGGTCCTCCTCCTGGCCTAGGAAGTAAAGGCGCCGGAAGTACCAGTAACGGTTGGGCTGGTTTAGGAAGTGTCACCAAATCCTCCAGTTCTTGGGGTGGCCTCCAATCCAATCCAGTTAGCAATTCTAGCTGGGTGTCCACATGGCTTTTACTGAGAAACTTAACGCCCCAAATCGATGGCTCGACTTTGAAGACCTTGTGTATGCAGCACGGACCTGTTCAAGATTTCCGATTATATTTGAATCATGGAATTGCTCTTACTAAATATTCCTCTAGGGACGAAGCAATAAAG gCACAAGGAGCTTTGAACAATTGCGTATTGGGAAATACAACGATATTCGCTGAATCACCCGCTGACAGCGAAGTACATACTCTGTTGCAACAACTAAGTCATGGTGGTCAACAACAAGCTGGCGGTTCTGGTGGAGCTAGCTGGGGTTTACGACCGAGTAATAAAACTGGCCCACCACCGGATACATGGGGCGGAAGTTCCAGTCAATTGTGGGGTGCTCCACCGACAACCAATTCGCTATGGAGTAACACAGGTATAGACAGCAGTGACCAGCAAAGAGCAACTCCTAGTTCTCTCAACTCGTACTTACCCGGAGATCTTCTGGGAGGTGAGTCGATGTAG